The nucleotide sequence CACCATCGACATGCGGACAGGCATTGCGCCAAGCATAGAGCTGTCCCTGCCAGCGCACGACGAACAGGCTGTCCTGCCCCTCATCGTCAGGATCGAAACCGCGTGATTGCCCCTCGCCGATCTCGCCCGCGCGGCACAGACGGATCCAGCCTGGGCGCGCGCCCTCACGCGTAGTCGCCATTCTCGGGAATTCCGGGGCCGGGGTACCATTTCTTGCGCATCTTCAACAGGAAGGTCTGCGAGTTGTCGGCCGAGGCCGTGGCCTCGCGCGGCTGCCAGCTCGCATCATGCTGGTCCATGTCGGCATCCATCTCGATGTGGCAGCCGAACGGGCTGTTGAAGTACCAGAACCAGTTGGAGCCGAGGATGTGACGGCCGGGGCCCCAGAACGCCTGGTAGCCCTTCTCGACGAAGCGATAGCCGTTGGTGATCATTTCCGACGGGCCGCCGAAATGGAAGGTGAAGTGCTCGACGCCATGCATGTGCGGCGGCGCGCCGATCAGGAAATGGGTGTGATGATCGAGCGAGCCGGCGGGCTGCAGGAACGGCCCGGTGCCCGCGAAGCGATCGGTGCAGCGGAAGCCCAGGCGGTTGACGTAGAAGGCCTCCGCCTTCATCACGTCTGGCACGAAGTACACGACATGCGACAGCGAGCGCGGGCGGATCACGCTGCCCGGCGGCGGCACGCCGAGACTGTTGACGGGCCTGAACACCACGCCACCCGGCGCATTCGAGATCTCGCTGGGGAGTACGAAGGGCCGCCGCGCCGTGAGCTGGAAGCCGATCACGAAGCCGCAATCGTCGATCGACTCGATCGAGCCGTCCGGCAGCCGCCGGACCTCGCGGTCGCGCCGCAGCTCGGCGGCAATCGCGCCCAATGTCGCTTCGTCGGCGACGCCCATCACCGTCTTGCGCAGGCGGCAGCCCGGCGTCGGCCCCGGCGGCAGCGACGGGTCGTCCTGCCGCGCGATCACGACAGCCGTCCCGTCCATCGCCTCGAAGCGGCCGCCGCGATCCGAGAGGTCGACCGCCGTCAGGCCGTAGTCGACCAGGAAGCGCGCCGCGCCCCTGACGTCGTCGACAGCGAAGACCAGGCTTTCCAGACCGACAATTTTCATGGCTTTCCTCTCCGCCTGTCGCTCAGGCGACCCTTCCGTTCAAGGTCTCGCGTTCAAGGTCTCGGCCACCCAATCCGCGATGTAGTGGCCGGCATTGATGCTATTGTCGAAGCTCGCATGCTGCGCGCCGCCTTCGCGATCGGTGAAGATCTTCAGCTCGCGCTTCGGCGAGTTGACCAGCTGCTCATAAGTCCGCTCGGCCCAATGCAGCGGGATCTGCGAATCCTTCTCGCCATGCGTCACCAGGAACGGCACCTTGATGCGATCGAGGACGCCGTCGAGGTGAACCCGCTCGGCGATCTGCATGAACTCGTCCTGGTCTTGCGCACCCCACACCCAGCGCACATGCGCCCAGTAATGCGGGACCGGGAAGTTGCCTTCCTTCTGCAGCCGCTTCTTCTGCACGTCGCGCCAATCATGATTGGCGCCCCAGGCGACGCCGCAGGCGAAGCGCGGCTCGAACGCCACCGCACGCGGGCAGTAATAGCCGCCGAGCGAGACACCCTCGAGGCCGATGCGACTGGGATCGACGTCGCTGCGCGTCTCCAGCCAGTCGACGACGCGCGAGGCCCAGTGCTCGCTGTCATAGCGCGCCGTGAGCCCTTGCAGGCGCAGCGCCTCGCCCGAGCCCGGCTGATCGATGATCAAGGACGAAACGCCGCGCTTGGCCAGCCACGCTGGCAGCCCCACGCGATATTTCATCTCCTTGGTCGAGTCCAAGCCGTTGACCTGCACCAGCAGCGGCGCTGGTCCATCGCAGCCTTCCGCGCGCACCAGGAGGCCGGCAATGTGGCTGCCTTCATAGGGGATCTCGACGCGCTCGCAGTTCTCCCGCGCCAGCGCAATTCCCTTGGCGAAGGTGTCGAGACACTTGCGGTACAACGCCAGCCGGCCGGGCGCCTCATGCGCCTGCAGACGCTCGCAGGTAATCAGATAGCTCGCGGCGCGGCCATACTTCTCGCCGGCCGAGAGCAGCCGGCCCTTCGCCTCGTCCTCGGCGGCGAGCTCGCAGAGCTTGTCTGCCATCCGTGCCCAGGTCTCGCGAAACGCCTGGGTGCCGCTGGCGTCGGGCTGCCGCGCCGCGTCCTGCAGCGGCGCGCACATCTCCTCGATCTCGCCGATCCTGGCACCCATCTCGATCGCCAGATCGACCGACAGATTCCAGACGTAGTTGGTCGGAAAATACTTGAACATGCTGCACTCGCGACGCGCGGACCGGCCGCGCGTCTCCTTGACGTTTCTTCCCGGGATCTGGAGTAGCGCCGTTTGACCATTCCGAAAAATTGATTATCAAGATCGTTGGCATTGATCCTCTGAATACCTCCCGCGAGGCGGCCGATGCGGTTCAACAACAAGTTCGATCTCAATCTGCTGGTCGCGCTCGGCCATCTGCTGCACCTGCGCAGCGTCAGCGGCGCGGCCGCGCGCATGAACATGACGCAGTCGGCGATGAGCAACGCCCTGCTCCGCCTGCGCACCTATTTCGACGACGAGCTGCTGGTGAAGATCGGCCGCAAGATGGAGCTGACGCCGCGGGCGGAGGTGCTCAAGGACTCGATCAGGGACCTTCTGGTGCGGGTCGACTGGGCGATCGCCTCATCCACGGAGTTCGACCCCGCGCAGTCCGACCGCTGCTTCAAGATCCTCGCCTCGGACTACACGCTGGTGACGCTGATCCCGCGGCTGCTGGCGCGCAGCGAAACCCTCGCCCCAGGCATCCGCTTCGATTTCCTGCAACAAGTGCAGCGGCCCGAGCGCGCGCTCGAGCGCGGCGACGTCGACCTGCTGATCATTCCCGAAGAGTTCAGCTCGAAGCTGCATCCGTCGGAGGTCATTTTCGAAGACGATTTCTGCGTGATCGCCTGGAGCAAGGGCAAATATGGCAAGGGCAAGCTGTCACGACAGGATTTCGCCAGCGCGTCCCATGTCGTGATGCGGCCCGCGATCGCCGCGCAATCGCTCGAGACTCATTACCTTGAGCAACGTGACACCAGCCGCCGCGAGGACATCTCGGTCTACGCGTTCACCGCCATTCCGCATCTCATCACCGGGACGGACCGCATCGCCACCGTGCATCGCAAATTGGCTGTCGCTGCCCAGCGCAGCCTGCCGATCCGCATCATCGATCTGCCGGTGAAGCTTCCGGTTCTGCGCCAGCGCGTGCAGTGGCACCGCTATCGCTCCAACGATGCCGGCCTGCTGTGGCTGCGCAACCTGATGCGCGAGGTCGTCGCCGAGCTGCCGTGATCGACGTCCGCGGTCTCTCATGAAAACGGCCGGCGCAAGAGCGCCGGCCGTTCGTAGCTCGCAATCATCGGGGCTGCAGCGCGGCTCAGTGCCTGGCCGGTCCGGCGCCCGGCGGAGGCGCCGGTACCCAGATCGGGAACGCCACGTTCGCCCACACCGTGTCGCTGCGGCTGCCGTTCTCGACAAGGAAGGTGTGCTAGTAGTTCACATTGACCTGGAAGGACCCGCCATCATAGCTCAGTGACGGCCCGAGATTCAGCGACTTGAGGCGGTTGCCGTCCTGGACGCCCGCCAGATTGAATGCCTTGACGCCATTGACCTTGTCGTCCTGATACTGATGCGTGTAGCCGCCGACCGCGCCGAACTTCCAGGCGCCGATGTTGTAGCCGATGTTGAAGTCGACCACGAACGCATCGCCGCTGCGATACTGCTGGCCCAGCTGCGTGAACGCGTTGACCGAGTCCGTATTGGTGGTGTTGAGCAGGAGACGCGGCGAGACAGCGAGCTCGAACCCCTTCGGATCGGCATAGCGATAGGCGACCACTGGCGAGATGGTCGTGTAGTTGGTGCCGACGTTCAGCGGCTGCCGCGCCGAGTAGGTGCCGGTATTCGGCATGATGTCGAGCCCGGCGGTCACGCTCTGGGTGGGCGACAATGCCCAGCGCAGGATCACCGGCGAGAAGGTGATGTTCGCAAGCCCGTTGGCCTGGGACGAGCCGCCCGGCGTGGTGTTCTCGAGATGCACGAACGGGACGACCAGCTGCGAATAGACATGGGCGCCGAAGAACTCGCCGGGATAACTGGCGAGAAAGCGCATGGTCTCCGACACCGCAGACAGCCTGAAGTTGATCGGCAGCTTGTTGCCCTGGCCGTCATACAGGCCATTGGCGCTGGTGTAGCTGGTCTGGCTGATCGCAAACAGGCCGGGAATCGGCGGCATCGTTCCGATGAAGATGCCGGGTGACCCCGCCGGATAGTTCGTGGCGCCATTCTCCGCCGCCATTGCGCCTTGCAGCATTCCAGCCAGCATCAATGTCGCCAGAGCGGACTGCTTCAGTCCTCTTCTCATATTCCCCCCTCAGTGGCGCGCTTCTTGAATGAGCTTGCCCCCATCGACCGCCGGGGCGGCGCACCGGCGCCCGACTGATCACGTCATTGATGAGCGATTTCGGAACATTCGTAAAATTGATCGTTGTGATCTCATGTATTGAACAGCTTGATGCATCCGCGAGGGCTCAGCCGATGGGGTGCCCGCTCACCGCCCGCTGCTTGCTCTCGGATTGATTTGCCCGTCGGGTCGCCCAGGGCGGCCTTCCCAGCGGCCAAGCGGGGCAGCGAACTAACAACTCACGATGCGCCGGAAAACGGGTTTGGCATGGCGCATCAGTGACATCACCGCTGTCCAGTCCTGTCGCTCGAAAAATTGGACTTTCGTTTTTCCAAAAATGATGTTTTCTATCCCGGTCCCGTGCTCCTCGAGGGGGGCGCTTCGCGATCGTCACGAACGTTGGGCGCGGGATGCGGTGGCCGCTGGCATGTCGCAGCACAGGAGACTGTGTGGACGGACGGCAGTTGGCGGACGTGAAATCGCGTGGTCCTGGCGCCCCGACGCTGGCGCTAAGTCTTCCGGTGAAGATGATCCCCGGAGGCGACGGTGGCTAAACAGCCGGACACCGGGGAGAGCGCGACATAAGCGTGAAGACCATCGCGCGGGGAATGCCGGGTTGATCCGGCTGAACCTGTGGTGACTGCCGCCTGCTTTTTTGTCTGCAGGCGGGCCATGGGTTGCGGCCAGCAGCCCGGCATTCCCTGCGCCCTCTGTGCTGAGGGCGAGCCCATTCGCAAAGCTCGGGCGCCGAAAGGCGTCGCGTTGACGATGGCCTATGACCGCCGACAACAGCTCGCCTCCGCGAAGATGCGCCGCGCGCGAGCACAATGAATCCGTTCGCGCATTCATACACAATATACGATGACGTGCAGAACCGCACGTAATTCTACGGGATCGAAAATTTACGTCGAACTCAGAAACCGCCTCTTAAGCTCCACTCGCCCATCAGAGGCCGACACATAGCCGCGCGGGGACCATGCTGAACGAACTTCTCGTGATCGAAGATGCCGATGTTCATCTGTCGATCCTGCGCAAGATCGCTGTGCAGGCGGGCTTTGCCACGACCGGCGTGAATTCGGTCGACGGCGCCATGAGCGTGCTGCGCCGGCGCAACTTCGAGTGCATCACCCTCGATCTCAATCTCGGCGAACGCTCCGGCACGGAAGTGCTGCAGCTCCTCGCCGACATGAAGTCGCGGACGCCGATCCTGATCATCAGCGGCTCCGACGACCAGACCCGCGACGTCACGGTGCGGGCCGGCAAGATCCTCGGCTTGAACGTCTACCCGCCGTTCTCGAAGCCCGTGGATCTCGCGCTGCTCCGGCAGACGCTGCGCCAGATCGCCGCCGACACCGATCGGCAGCGCCTCGTCAAAGCCAATTTGCGCTAGAGTTCACGCACGTTTGTGACGCGTGCCCGCGGCGATGCCGCGCCGCGGCCATCGCCATGTCGCCTTTGATGCAGATCAAGGCGTCAGGCAGCCGTCGCCTATTGGCTGCCTTGGGGCGAACGGAATCGAGATGCAATGACGGCAGTGGAGCAAGCCAGCGAAGCAGTGGTGGTCGAGGCGACACCGTACGATCTGATCGGCGGGGAAGCGGGCGTGCGCCGCCTGGCGGATCGCTTCTACGCGATCATGGACGAGGAGCCGGACGCGCGGCGCATTCGCGCGATGCACGATGCCGACCTCGGCCCTATCCGGCAATTGCTGTTCGAGTTTCTCAGCGGCTGGCTCGGCGGACCGCCGCTGTATTTCGAGCGCGCCGAGCACCGCTGCATCATGTCGGCGCACCGGCCCTATCCGATCGGCGACAGCGAGCGCGACGAGTGGATGACGTGCATGCGCCGCGCGATGTTCGATTGCGACATCACGGGCGACATGTACGATCTGCTGGATCGGGCCTTCCTGCGGCTGGCGAACGCGTTCCGAACCCGTCCCGCCGGCTGAGCCGGACCGGCTCAGCCGCGCTTTTCGGCCGACTCGCGCGCCAATCGTTCGGCACGCAAACGTTCACGGTTCTTGTAGAAGGCCCGCTGGGCCTCCTCGTGCTCTCGCATGGCCTGCTCGGCATCGGCCCTGCGCATGGCATCGCGCGCCCGGCGCTCTTCAGGCGTCAGGACGCGTGGCGGTCTGGCTGTGCTTTCGTAAGTCATGGCGATATAACGCCGGGGTGCCCCAGGTGTTCCCGCCGGGCCGGTCGTTTAGTCGGCTTTGCGCGGAAACAGCCGGTCGCGGATGTAGCGCGACGTCGGCGTCAGGCTGATCCCATAAGGCTTCTGCCACACCGCGCGGTCGATCTCCTTCTTGTCGCCGATCTCGAGCCGCCCCCTGGCGTTCTTGGCGATGAAGATCGCATCACTCATCTTGCGCCCGGATCGCTTGTTCTTGGCCGTGACTTCCTTCCACAGCCGCAGACGGCCGAGCTTGAGCTTCGGCAGTTCCTCCTTGATCTCGCGCTTGATGCAGTCCTTCGCGGTCTCGCGCGCCCGCTTGCGGCCGCCCGGAAACATCCAGCGGCCGTCGATGCAGCGCCGGACCAGGAGAACCTTGCCGCCCTTCGCGGCAACCAGCTTGGACGCCTTGGTCATTGCTTCCGAAACTCTCACCTCGCCTTGAAGCGGAGCCTAACAGGATTCGTTCCAACTCCCGCTCCGGACGATTGCGGAGGCCGGACCGGAGCTCGTGATCGAATCCGCGTCCCTCATCAGTCGCGGACCACGCGTCCGGGTTCAGCCGCGCCGCCGCACAAAGCTGCTATCAGCGCCAACTCAGCCGTAGAGGCCAGGTCATTCGCAGTGAGATCAGTAGCAGGAGCGCGGATCGACCGCGACATACTCTCCCGACGGATAGCGATAGTAGCAATTGCCCTGCGACAGGTAATAGCCCGGCCGCGAGGCGGCGGTTGCGCCGGCGATCGCTCCCGTTGCGCCACCGATCACCGCGCCCGCCGCGGCACCACCGGCCTTGCCGGTCAGGATGCCGCCCAGAACGCCGCCGATGAGGGCGCCGCCGAGCGCGCTGGCGCCGGGATCGGGATCCGCAGGCGGCGGCGCCGGCTCATAGGCGACCGGCGGAGGCGCGGCCTCGTAGACGGTCGCGGGGGCGTAGACGACATCGTCGGCATATTCGTCGGAGACGTAGGTCGGCGGGCCTTCCATCGGCTCGGGATAATAATACCAGACGCCGCCAACGTCCCACCACCAGCCCTGCCGCCCATTGTGGACGGTGTGGTGCCAGCGGCCGCCTTCCCAGCCGACCCGGCCCCGGTAGGACTGTCCGCCATAATCCCGGACGCCGATGGCGCCGCGGGCAAAGCGCGCATCCGGGCCACGGCCCATGACCGCCGGACCGGGCCCCGGCGCATAGCCGTGGCCACGATCATAGCCGGCACCCGGCGGGCCTCCCTGCTGCTGTGCGACCGGCGCGGGCAGCCGCCCCTGCGGCGGCATCGCCACGCGGGGCGCTGGTCCCACTGGTTGTGCGGCCACGGGACCTTGGCTGGGCGCCGGTATGCGGCCTTGAACAGCTCCCGAAATCGCCCCTTGGCGCGGCCCCTGCTGCGCTTGCGGCTGACCGGCGGGCGGTTGCCCGCCCTGCCCCTGGCGAATGACGCCGGGCGGACGGCCCTGCGTCGGATGGCCGGGGCCGGCTTGGTCCGGTGCTGGCCCCTGTGCGTATCCCACGGACGGCAGAACGACGCCCGTCAGCAGGGCCAAAGCCGGCAGCCAGGATCTGGTTTGGTTGAACGATGTCATGCTTGCCTACCCTTTGCTCGCCCGCCGTCTGCAATGCGCCTGCGCTGGCCAGGGCCATGGCTCATCAATGTGAGGCCGAACACTCCGCGGAGGCGATCGGCCACATCATATTCTTCGCGACAAACCGGTAAGATCGCGACAATTTTGCGGCCAGCTGCGCCCGGCGAACTGAGGATAGCCGAAAAGGGCGCCGATTCGCCGCGACGATCACTCCGCCGCGCCAAGCAGCGTCCGGCGGATCTAGCGCTCCGGCGCGATGACGTTGCAGTTGGTCCGGCCCGACATCAGGCAATCCTGCATCTTGCTTGCCGTGGTCAGGCTATGGGCCAGCCAAAGGCCGAATGCGACCATGATGGCCGCAAACACCAGCGCTGCGATGGCCCCGCCTCGCCCGCCGCTATCGTCCTGCCCGCTCATGCCGTGACGCGGCTAGGCGGCGCGCAGGTCGGCCGCGGCGCCGTGGGGCGCGTGGTGGTGGCGCGATGCCGGGGTGACGGGCTCGATCCGGGTGCAGCTCGTCACCCAGAACAACTGTCCGCATTCCCATTCGGCGCCCAGCACACCGGCTGGGACGGGGGTTGGACGGGCGAACACGGCCGTCGCCACGCAGGCGCTCACCACGAGACAGGTGAGCGCAACAGCGAGCGCCATGCGCCCGCGCCCTCGAAAAATGGAGGTCATGCCGGTCATCTCCGTTCGATGTCGCACCCGAGCGGTGCGCCAGTGCCCGCGAGGTGTGAGGCGACTCACAGCCGGCCGACCTTCGTCAGCTTGACGGGAGGCTTACATAGCGATCGCTACAGAGCATGCAAGCGCCGAACAGGCACCATGTGGAGGAGCAGCGATAAAGCATTTGTCATCGACGCATGCGATCCTATACACACGGCCTCGCGTCAGCCTTCGCACGTGTTCACGACACCGTGGAAGAATGGCCTGGCGGCGCAAGCGGCCCCTGACCGAACCACCCAGATCAAACCAGATCAGTCAAACCACACCAGTAGCGAAGTGACGACGTCTCCATGAGAGGATTCAAGGAACCTGGATTTGCCGATCGGCAGAAGGCTGCGCAGCAGGCCCGCCAGAGCATCGTGCAGAAATTCAAGTCGCAGCCCGGGCCGGACGATCCCGAAGTCGTGAAGCGCCGGCAGGAGCGCGAAGCCGCGGCGGCCCGCCGCGAGCAGCAGCGACTGGAGCGCGAGGCTGCGAAGGCCGAGCAGAAGCGGCTCGAGGAAGAAGCCAAGGCTGCCGAGGCGGCCCGCCTGGCCCGTGAGGCGGAAGAAGCTGCCGCCCGCGCAGCCGAGCTCGAAGCCGAGCAGAAAGCCAAGCGCGACGCGCGCTACGCTGCACGCAAGGCGCGCGGCAAGAAGAAGTAGCAAGCAGAGGCGCCACGGCGAAAACATCTCGCCCTGGCGCCCCGCTCAACCGGAAGGCTCGAACCGGGCCTTCCGATGCAATCGCG is from Bradyrhizobium sp. ORS 285 and encodes:
- a CDS encoding VOC family protein, with translation MKIVGLESLVFAVDDVRGAARFLVDYGLTAVDLSDRGGRFEAMDGTAVVIARQDDPSLPPGPTPGCRLRKTVMGVADEATLGAIAAELRRDREVRRLPDGSIESIDDCGFVIGFQLTARRPFVLPSEISNAPGGVVFRPVNSLGVPPPGSVIRPRSLSHVVYFVPDVMKAEAFYVNRLGFRCTDRFAGTGPFLQPAGSLDHHTHFLIGAPPHMHGVEHFTFHFGGPSEMITNGYRFVEKGYQAFWGPGRHILGSNWFWYFNSPFGCHIEMDADMDQHDASWQPREATASADNSQTFLLKMRKKWYPGPGIPENGDYA
- a CDS encoding S9 family peptidase, which gives rise to MFKYFPTNYVWNLSVDLAIEMGARIGEIEEMCAPLQDAARQPDASGTQAFRETWARMADKLCELAAEDEAKGRLLSAGEKYGRAASYLITCERLQAHEAPGRLALYRKCLDTFAKGIALARENCERVEIPYEGSHIAGLLVRAEGCDGPAPLLVQVNGLDSTKEMKYRVGLPAWLAKRGVSSLIIDQPGSGEALRLQGLTARYDSEHWASRVVDWLETRSDVDPSRIGLEGVSLGGYYCPRAVAFEPRFACGVAWGANHDWRDVQKKRLQKEGNFPVPHYWAHVRWVWGAQDQDEFMQIAERVHLDGVLDRIKVPFLVTHGEKDSQIPLHWAERTYEQLVNSPKRELKIFTDREGGAQHASFDNSINAGHYIADWVAETLNARP
- a CDS encoding LysR family transcriptional regulator, giving the protein MRFNNKFDLNLLVALGHLLHLRSVSGAAARMNMTQSAMSNALLRLRTYFDDELLVKIGRKMELTPRAEVLKDSIRDLLVRVDWAIASSTEFDPAQSDRCFKILASDYTLVTLIPRLLARSETLAPGIRFDFLQQVQRPERALERGDVDLLIIPEEFSSKLHPSEVIFEDDFCVIAWSKGKYGKGKLSRQDFASASHVVMRPAIAAQSLETHYLEQRDTSRREDISVYAFTAIPHLITGTDRIATVHRKLAVAAQRSLPIRIIDLPVKLPVLRQRVQWHRYRSNDAGLLWLRNLMREVVAELP
- a CDS encoding response regulator, encoding MLNELLVIEDADVHLSILRKIAVQAGFATTGVNSVDGAMSVLRRRNFECITLDLNLGERSGTEVLQLLADMKSRTPILIISGSDDQTRDVTVRAGKILGLNVYPPFSKPVDLALLRQTLRQIAADTDRQRLVKANLR
- a CDS encoding group II truncated hemoglobin, producing the protein MTAVEQASEAVVVEATPYDLIGGEAGVRRLADRFYAIMDEEPDARRIRAMHDADLGPIRQLLFEFLSGWLGGPPLYFERAEHRCIMSAHRPYPIGDSERDEWMTCMRRAMFDCDITGDMYDLLDRAFLRLANAFRTRPAG
- a CDS encoding NUDIX hydrolase — its product is MTKASKLVAAKGGKVLLVRRCIDGRWMFPGGRKRARETAKDCIKREIKEELPKLKLGRLRLWKEVTAKNKRSGRKMSDAIFIAKNARGRLEIGDKKEIDRAVWQKPYGISLTPTSRYIRDRLFPRKAD
- a CDS encoding DUF6481 family protein, with product MRGFKEPGFADRQKAAQQARQSIVQKFKSQPGPDDPEVVKRRQEREAAAARREQQRLEREAAKAEQKRLEEEAKAAEAARLAREAEEAAARAAELEAEQKAKRDARYAARKARGKKK